From the Leptospira licerasiae serovar Varillal str. VAR 010 genome, one window contains:
- the htpG gene encoding molecular chaperone HtpG, with amino-acid sequence MSEEVKGRISVETENIFPIIKKWLYSEKDIFLRELVSNACDAIAKLKKISLNEEFEGGTDYRIDLDFDQETRILTVQDNGIGMTDEEVNRYINQIAFSGAEEFVKKYQSEGDKPEIIGHFGLGFYSSFMVSSKVKIETKSYKKGSSPVVWESESGTEFSLKPGDRSERGTKISLYLDGDSGEYLDSWKLKELVRKYCDFLPVPIYVKGEKANKQTPLWSEQPSSVKKEQYDEFYQYLFPFAGEPLFHVHLNVDYPFRLQGILYFPRLKHELDANRMGIKLYCNHVFVSDEAKELVPQFLTVLQGTLDIPDLPLNVSRSYLQNDPLVKKISSHIVKKVSDKLQEEWNKSPEEFRKNWDEISLFVKYGLMTDEKFYESAKDLIFFRSSNGDLTKLEEYVERNKEKNSGKVYYAGEAELSSVYMDLLKSQGLEALLVDSRIDNHFLQFLESKNPDWKFQRVDSELADQVLDKDASPDLADQDNKTSEDRLKEIFTKSISKEGVEIKTEALKSEDIPAVILLPEHLRRLAEMGQMYGQKPGDFLKNHTLLLNRQSKLVKNILNLSKGLHPEKAEKLARSVYDLALLGAKLIGEDELSDLIRRQRSLLEDLSSE; translated from the coding sequence ATGAGCGAAGAAGTAAAAGGTAGGATCTCCGTAGAAACGGAGAATATTTTTCCGATTATTAAGAAATGGTTATATTCGGAAAAAGATATATTCTTGAGAGAGTTGGTTTCGAACGCATGCGATGCGATAGCTAAACTCAAAAAAATCTCCTTGAACGAGGAATTCGAGGGAGGGACCGATTATAGGATCGATCTGGACTTTGACCAAGAAACTCGGATACTGACTGTCCAAGATAACGGGATCGGGATGACCGACGAAGAGGTGAATCGTTATATCAACCAGATCGCATTTTCCGGCGCGGAAGAATTCGTAAAAAAATACCAGTCGGAAGGGGACAAACCTGAGATCATAGGACATTTCGGTTTGGGATTCTATTCCAGCTTTATGGTTTCTTCTAAGGTAAAAATAGAAACCAAGTCTTATAAGAAAGGGAGTAGTCCGGTTGTTTGGGAAAGTGAGTCAGGTACTGAATTTTCCTTAAAACCGGGAGATAGATCCGAAAGAGGGACCAAGATCAGCTTATATCTGGACGGAGATTCCGGAGAGTATTTGGATTCTTGGAAACTGAAAGAGTTAGTTCGTAAATATTGCGATTTTCTTCCTGTTCCTATTTATGTAAAAGGGGAGAAGGCGAACAAACAAACCCCGTTATGGAGCGAGCAACCTTCTTCCGTTAAGAAAGAACAATACGATGAGTTTTATCAGTATTTGTTCCCATTTGCAGGAGAGCCTTTGTTCCATGTTCATTTAAACGTGGATTATCCTTTTAGGTTGCAAGGGATCTTGTATTTTCCAAGGCTAAAACATGAATTAGATGCGAATCGAATGGGGATCAAACTTTATTGCAATCATGTGTTTGTCTCCGACGAAGCAAAAGAGTTGGTGCCTCAATTTCTGACCGTTCTACAAGGAACTCTGGATATTCCGGATCTTCCATTGAATGTTTCCAGATCGTATCTACAAAATGACCCTTTAGTAAAAAAGATCTCTTCTCATATCGTTAAAAAAGTTTCCGACAAACTACAGGAAGAGTGGAACAAAAGTCCGGAGGAATTCCGTAAAAATTGGGATGAGATCTCCCTATTCGTTAAGTACGGATTGATGACCGACGAAAAATTTTATGAGTCCGCAAAGGATCTTATATTCTTCCGATCGTCTAACGGTGATTTAACGAAGCTGGAAGAATATGTAGAAAGAAATAAGGAAAAGAACTCTGGCAAAGTATATTATGCAGGAGAAGCGGAACTTTCTTCGGTATATATGGACCTTCTCAAGTCTCAGGGGTTGGAAGCTCTTCTTGTGGATTCGCGCATAGACAATCATTTCCTTCAATTTTTAGAAAGTAAAAACCCGGATTGGAAATTCCAGAGAGTTGATTCGGAGCTTGCGGACCAAGTTTTGGATAAGGATGCAAGTCCTGATCTTGCGGACCAAGATAACAAGACTTCGGAAGATAGATTGAAAGAAATTTTCACAAAATCTATTTCGAAAGAAGGGGTGGAGATCAAGACGGAGGCGTTGAAGTCGGAAGATATTCCTGCGGTGATCCTTCTTCCCGAACACTTAAGACGTTTGGCCGAGATGGGACAGATGTATGGCCAAAAGCCTGGGGACTTCCTGAAGAATCATACCCTTCTTCTTAACCGCCAATCAAAACTGGTTAAAAACATCCTGAATCTTTCCAAAGGTCTCCATCCGGAGAAGGCGGAAAAATTGGCTCGTTCCGTATACGATTTGGCTCTGTTAGGCGCCAAGCTGATCGGAGAGGACGAATTAAGCGATTTGATCCGCCGACAAAGGAGCTTGTTGGAAGATCTTTCCTCGGAATAA